A segment of the Acidimicrobiales bacterium genome:
GACCCAGTTTCCTCGGCGCCCCCCGACGCGTCTGCGGTGCGGGCCGTGGTACTCGACGGAAACCGACTAGAGGAGTAAACGTAGGGGTAACCTCCGTTTATGCCCATCGATTCCGCCGTCGATGACCCGCCCGAAACGCGCCGGGGACGCCGCCTTCGGCTTCCTCTCCGGCATGCGCTGCTCACCGCGCACATCGTGTTCTCGGTTGCGCTACTCGGTGACTCCGCGGGCTACCTGGCCGTCGCGATCCGCACGTCGACGCTCGACGACCCCGTGCTGGTGCGCGACTCCGTCCGGACGCTGAACATGTTCAGCCTGGTGTTCGGCATTCCGTTGAGTTTCGCCGCCCTGCTCACCGGCGTCGGCCTCGGGCTCGGGACGCGTTGGGGCGTGTTCCGCTACCCGTGGGTCACGATCAAGCTCGCCCTCATCCTCACCGTGATCCTCGTCGGAGCCTTCGTCATCAGTCCGGCCAGCGAGCAGATGCTCGACGGCGACGGCGACCGGACCGGCCGCATGATCGCCGCTGCCGCCTACGACGTCGCCGCCCTCACGATCGCAACCGGCTTGGGCGTGTTCAAGCCCGGTCGCCCGTTCCGCTCCATCTCGCAACGACGCCATGCCACGGTTTCCTAACCCTCGCGTCCTGGCCGGTGCGGCAACCGTCGCCGTCCTCGCCCTCGCGAGCGCCCCGGTGACGGCGGCCACGACGGAGCCGTCACCGAATGGGCAACCCGGGCCGCGATCCCACTGACCACCGTCGACCCCGCCGCGCCCCTCGACGACTACGCCGACCTGCGCCTCGATCAATTCGCGCTCGACCTACGCCAGGCGACCCCCGAAGCCGTCAGCGCATGGCTGCGCGAGCCGATCACGACGCGCGGCCTCGCCGACAGCGGGCCGGAGGGCTACATGACCGGCGGCTCACCGGGTCGATGGTTCGACATCGTCATCCACCGCCAGGTCGTCACGCCCTCTGGACCGACGGTACCGGCCGCCAACCCTGACCCAGATCAGCAACCAAGGAGAAGGACAACGACATGACCGCGACCTACACCTTCGACATCTTTTCCAGCCTCGACAGTTACGGCTCCCACAACGGCGACTGGGGCGGCTACTGGGGTAAACAAGGCCCCGAGTTACTTGACCACCGCCTTGCCTTGTACGCCCCGGAGCAGCGGATGGTCTTCGGCGCCAACACCTATCGGCAATTCGTTCAGATGCTGGGCTCGAGCACCGAGGGGTCCGGCGTGGGTGACCCCTGGGTCACCCGGATGACGAGCCTGCCGGCAACCGTGGTGTCGTCGACGCTGGAGGAGCCCCTCGCCTGGCCGAACGCGACCGTCGCGAAAGGTGACGCCGTCGACATCGTCGCCCGGCTCAAGGAGGAGTCCGACGTGCCGTTGCGCTCACACGGCAGCTTGTCGTTGAACTGGGCGCTGATGGCCACCGGCCTCGTCGACCGCGTGCAGGTGACGCTTTTCCCTGTCATCACCGGTCAGACCGGGCAGGAACCGATCTTCCGGGGCGCGGCCGACTTCGACCTGGAGCTGCTCGAGACCCGGACACTCGACGGTCACACCCAAGAGCTCATCTACCGACCCACCCTCCACTGATATCGCTCCTCGCTCACACCGATGTTCTCGAGGGTTCCTGTTTCACGCGCTAGCGATACGAAAGGTCCGGATCATGCGCAAGCTCATCGTTTCCATTCACAGTACGGCCAACAACATCGTCACCGGCCCACCGTCCGGTGACGAGACCGACTTCATGCAATGGGCGCTCCCCGGCATCGAAGATTCACAGGACAAGTTCCTGATCTCCCTCGACGGCGTCGACACCATCGTGCTCGGGCGCGGCACCTACGAAGACCTGGTGCGAAAATGGCCGAAGGTCAAGGAATGGCCAGATGTGTCTGATGTCGGCCTCCGCATCGGAGAAAAGGTCAACACCGTCCCGAAGCTCGTCGTGACCGGAACGCATCCGCTGGAGAGCCTCGAATGGGGCGAGTACGAGCCGCCGACACAGATCACCGGGGCCGACGTCGAAGAACAGATCAAAGAACTGAAGAAGCGTGA
Coding sequences within it:
- a CDS encoding DUF2269 family protein translates to MPIDSAVDDPPETRRGRRLRLPLRHALLTAHIVFSVALLGDSAGYLAVAIRTSTLDDPVLVRDSVRTLNMFSLVFGIPLSFAALLTGVGLGLGTRWGVFRYPWVTIKLALILTVILVGAFVISPASEQMLDGDGDRTGRMIAAAAYDVAALTIATGLGVFKPGRPFRSISQRRHATVS
- a CDS encoding dihydrofolate reductase family protein, yielding MTATYTFDIFSSLDSYGSHNGDWGGYWGKQGPELLDHRLALYAPEQRMVFGANTYRQFVQMLGSSTEGSGVGDPWVTRMTSLPATVVSSTLEEPLAWPNATVAKGDAVDIVARLKEESDVPLRSHGSLSLNWALMATGLVDRVQVTLFPVITGQTGQEPIFRGAADFDLELLETRTLDGHTQELIYRPTLH
- a CDS encoding dihydrofolate reductase family protein, with amino-acid sequence MRKLIVSIHSTANNIVTGPPSGDETDFMQWALPGIEDSQDKFLISLDGVDTIVLGRGTYEDLVRKWPKVKEWPDVSDVGLRIGEKVNTVPKLVVTGTHPLESLEWGEYEPPTQITGADVEEQIKELKKRDGGDIITFGSPVLVQSLTNAGLVDEFRIIVHPVIVNEGRRLFENLKGRTDLQLVGVDTFAGGAMVVTYAPTGS